From the genome of Candidatus Nanopelagicales bacterium, one region includes:
- the cydB gene encoding cytochrome d ubiquinol oxidase subunit II, producing the protein MDLQTVWFILIAVLWIGYFVLDGFDLGVGTLLPFLGKDELRRRVMINTIGPVWDGNEVWLLTAGGATFAAFPLWYATMFSGFYLALFLVLLALIVRGVAFEYRGKADTARGRRMWDWGIFVGSALPALLFGVAFGNVVRGTAIEPIALNPVDPTGTVVLKDASLLNYTGSFFDLLNPYSLLLGVMTLLVFTTHGAIFLRLKTSGEMREAAGKLIVPLGLAAAVAAVGALLWTQAFSQRVPVTLPVVLVAAVAFLGALFMALKGRDGWAFILSSLTIALAVASLFLALFPRVMPSTIDAAYDLTIYNASSQSYTLTVMTIVAVIMTPIVLVYQGWTYWVFRKRISTSMIPPEATPGRADDRFAGAAG; encoded by the coding sequence ATGGACCTCCAGACCGTCTGGTTCATCCTCATCGCCGTCCTCTGGATCGGCTACTTCGTCCTCGACGGGTTCGACCTCGGCGTGGGCACCCTGCTCCCCTTCCTCGGCAAGGACGAGCTGCGCCGCCGGGTCATGATCAACACGATCGGCCCGGTGTGGGACGGCAACGAGGTGTGGCTGCTCACCGCGGGCGGCGCGACCTTCGCGGCGTTCCCGCTGTGGTACGCGACCATGTTCAGCGGCTTCTACCTCGCGCTGTTCCTGGTGCTGCTGGCGCTGATCGTGCGCGGCGTGGCGTTCGAGTACCGCGGCAAGGCCGACACCGCCCGCGGCCGCCGGATGTGGGACTGGGGCATCTTCGTCGGGTCGGCGCTGCCCGCGCTGCTGTTCGGCGTCGCGTTCGGCAACGTGGTCCGCGGCACCGCGATCGAGCCGATCGCGCTCAACCCGGTCGACCCGACCGGCACCGTCGTGCTGAAGGACGCCAGCCTGCTCAACTACACCGGCTCGTTCTTCGACCTGCTCAACCCGTACTCGCTGCTGCTCGGCGTGATGACGCTGCTGGTCTTCACCACGCACGGCGCGATCTTCCTGCGGCTGAAGACCTCGGGCGAGATGCGCGAGGCCGCCGGCAAGCTCATCGTGCCGCTCGGGCTGGCGGCGGCCGTGGCCGCCGTGGGTGCGCTGCTGTGGACGCAGGCGTTCTCGCAGCGGGTCCCGGTCACCCTGCCGGTGGTCCTGGTCGCCGCGGTGGCGTTCCTGGGTGCGCTGTTCATGGCGCTCAAGGGCCGCGACGGGTGGGCGTTCATCCTGTCCTCGCTGACCATCGCCCTCGCGGTCGCGTCGCTGTTCCTGGCCCTGTTCCCGCGGGTCATGCCCAGCACCATCGACGCCGCGTACGACCTGACGATCTACAACGCGTCGTCGCAGTCGTACACGCTCACGGTCATGACGATCGTGGCGGTCATCATGACGCCGATCGTGCTGGTCTACCAGGGGTGGACCTACTGGGTGTTCCGCAAGCGGATCAGCACCTCGATGATCCCGCCGGAGGCCACCCCGGGCCGCGCGGACGACCGGTTCGCCGGCGCCGCCGGATAG
- the cydD gene encoding thiol reductant ABC exporter subunit CydD, with amino-acid sequence MRPLDPRLLRYARSTRGFLLLAVVLGAATAVLVILQARLLSGVIVDVTAGGAGLDTVASGVGALAAVVAARAAIAWGAEAAAFRTSARAKQELREAALEHVVALGPAGPAGSSGGEVATLVTRGVDALDGYFARYLPQLVLAVIVPVAVLLTILGQDILSAVIVAVTLPLIPVFMILIGLYTRSRVDRQWRTLAVLSGHFLDLVAGLPTLKVLGRAQAQVRALRAIGDRYRRTTMGVLRVSFLSSLALELLATLSVALVAVSVGLRLAEGQIAYAPALFILLLAPEAYLPLRLVGQHFHAAAEGLGAAQRLFELLETPAPLAGGTVVPPDRPSVLVESVSVTYPGRDAPALHPTTVEAAPGQVVAVVGPSGGGKSTLLAVLLGFVPPTTGVVALRGADGTLVDQAQADPAAWRARFAWVPQSPQLVAPGSGEQPTVAAAVRLGRPDADDDAVRAALAAAGVLADMTALPDGLDTRLDEAGGGLSAGQRRRVAVARALLTDAPVLLLDEPTAALDGASEQAVVEAIRAAAAAGRTVIVVAHRPAVVALADLVLHVAPPAGAALPDPADPAQDAFASAERDAAASARGTVTRSGW; translated from the coding sequence ATGAGACCGCTGGACCCGCGCCTGCTGCGCTACGCGCGCAGCACCCGCGGGTTCCTGCTGCTCGCCGTGGTGCTCGGCGCCGCCACCGCGGTCCTGGTGATCCTGCAGGCCCGGCTGCTGTCCGGGGTCATCGTCGACGTCACCGCGGGCGGGGCGGGCCTGGACACCGTGGCGTCCGGGGTCGGCGCGCTGGCCGCCGTGGTCGCCGCCCGGGCCGCGATCGCGTGGGGCGCGGAGGCCGCCGCGTTCCGCACTTCCGCCCGGGCCAAGCAGGAGCTGCGCGAGGCGGCGCTGGAGCACGTGGTGGCGCTCGGCCCCGCGGGGCCCGCAGGCAGCTCGGGTGGCGAGGTCGCCACCCTGGTGACCCGCGGCGTGGACGCCCTGGACGGGTACTTCGCCCGCTACCTGCCCCAGCTGGTGCTCGCCGTGATCGTGCCGGTGGCGGTGCTGCTCACCATCCTCGGCCAGGACATCCTCTCGGCCGTCATCGTGGCGGTCACGCTGCCGCTGATCCCGGTGTTCATGATCCTGATCGGGCTCTACACCCGGTCCCGGGTCGACCGGCAGTGGCGCACCCTCGCGGTGCTGTCGGGCCACTTCCTCGACCTCGTGGCAGGACTGCCGACGCTGAAGGTCCTCGGCCGCGCGCAGGCCCAGGTGCGCGCCCTCCGGGCGATCGGCGACCGCTACCGGCGCACGACCATGGGCGTGCTGCGGGTCTCCTTCCTGTCGTCGCTGGCGCTGGAGCTGCTGGCGACGCTGTCGGTGGCGCTGGTGGCGGTGTCGGTCGGCCTGCGGCTGGCCGAGGGCCAGATCGCGTACGCGCCGGCCCTGTTCATCCTGCTGCTGGCCCCGGAGGCGTACCTGCCGCTGCGCCTGGTGGGCCAGCACTTCCACGCCGCGGCGGAGGGCCTCGGTGCCGCCCAGCGGCTGTTCGAGCTGCTGGAGACCCCGGCTCCGCTGGCCGGTGGGACCGTCGTCCCGCCCGACCGGCCGAGCGTGCTGGTCGAGTCGGTGTCGGTGACCTACCCCGGCCGTGACGCCCCCGCCCTGCACCCGACCACCGTCGAGGCGGCCCCGGGGCAGGTGGTCGCGGTCGTGGGGCCCTCCGGCGGAGGCAAGAGCACCCTGCTGGCGGTCCTGCTCGGCTTCGTCCCGCCGACCACCGGCGTCGTCGCGCTGCGCGGCGCGGACGGCACCCTTGTCGACCAGGCCCAGGCCGACCCGGCGGCCTGGCGGGCGCGCTTCGCCTGGGTGCCGCAGAGCCCCCAGCTGGTCGCCCCCGGCTCCGGCGAGCAGCCGACGGTGGCCGCCGCCGTCCGGCTCGGGCGTCCCGATGCCGACGACGACGCCGTGCGCGCGGCGCTCGCGGCCGCCGGGGTGCTCGCCGACATGACGGCGCTGCCCGACGGACTGGACACCCGGCTGGACGAGGCCGGCGGCGGACTGTCCGCCGGCCAGCGGCGACGCGTGGCCGTGGCCCGGGCCCTGCTCACCGACGCGCCGGTGCTCCTGCTCGACGAGCCGACCGCGGCCCTCGACGGGGCCAGCGAGCAGGCCGTCGTCGAGGCGATCCGGGCCGCCGCCGCGGCCGGCCGCACGGTGATCGTGGTCGCCCACCGCCCGGCCGTGGTCGCCCTGGCCGACCTGGTCCTGCACGTCGCCCCGCCGGCAGGGGCGGCCCTGCCCGATCCTGCCGACCCCGCCCAGGACGCGTTCGCGTCGGCCGAGCGCGACGCCGCCGCGTCCGCCCGCGGCACCGTCACCAGGAGCGGCTGGTGA
- the cydC gene encoding thiol reductant ABC exporter subunit CydC codes for MSAHGPVRRVWDAMRAQRRELALAAFVGFLASASAVALLGFSVWLVATASTQPPVLSLSVAAASVRAFALGRAVFRYAERLVGHDAAFRGLTGLRVAVYERLERLAPVGLARFTRGDLLARLVADVDTALDLPLRVVLPWAQAVLVSAITVAFVAWVLPTAGLILGVALVLGLAAVPWLAARTGARAEARLAPARGELSAAVVSTLRGTPDLLAYGATGQALRRTGGLDDELTGLARREAAALGSAAGIGTLVQGLAVVLTLLAAVPAVGDGRLEPVWLAVVALLPLAAYDVLATLPSSALALQRVRGSGERIAEVVDAPVPVHEPDRPAAVPTGPYAVATTGLVARWRDDGAPALRGVDLALAPGERVAVVGPSGAGKSTLAAVLLRFLDYQGSARLAGTELSELEGDDVRAVVGLLGQDAHVFDTTVAGNLRLAAPQADDEVLTAALDRVGLGPWLRALPGGLEGEVGEFGHRMSGGERQRLALARLLLADRAVLVLDEPTEHLDPQTADALGDVLLDVTEGRTTLLVTHRLRGLERVDRVVVLVDGRVAEAGPHEALVAGDGWYARRWEAEREQLDLAALTAAVPPGTAVPGPAAGGAG; via the coding sequence GTGAGCGCGCACGGCCCGGTGCGCCGGGTGTGGGACGCCATGCGGGCCCAGCGTCGCGAGCTCGCACTGGCGGCGTTCGTCGGGTTCCTGGCGTCGGCCAGTGCCGTGGCGCTGCTGGGCTTCTCGGTGTGGCTGGTCGCCACCGCGTCGACGCAGCCCCCCGTGCTGTCGCTGTCCGTGGCCGCCGCGAGCGTGCGCGCCTTCGCCCTGGGCCGCGCGGTGTTCCGGTACGCCGAGCGGCTGGTGGGCCACGACGCCGCGTTCCGCGGCCTCACCGGGCTACGCGTCGCGGTCTACGAGCGGCTGGAGCGGCTGGCCCCCGTCGGCCTGGCCCGGTTCACCCGGGGCGACCTGCTCGCGCGGCTGGTGGCCGACGTCGACACCGCGCTGGACCTGCCGCTGCGGGTGGTGCTGCCCTGGGCGCAGGCCGTCCTCGTCAGCGCCATCACCGTCGCCTTCGTCGCCTGGGTGCTGCCGACCGCCGGGTTGATCCTCGGGGTCGCGCTGGTCCTCGGCCTGGCCGCGGTGCCCTGGCTGGCGGCGCGCACCGGTGCGCGGGCCGAGGCGCGCCTGGCGCCCGCCCGCGGCGAGCTCAGCGCCGCCGTCGTCTCGACCCTGCGCGGGACGCCGGACCTGCTGGCGTACGGCGCCACCGGGCAGGCGCTGCGGCGCACCGGCGGTCTGGACGACGAGCTCACCGGGCTGGCCCGGCGGGAGGCGGCGGCACTCGGCTCGGCCGCGGGGATCGGGACACTGGTCCAGGGGCTGGCCGTCGTGCTGACGCTGCTCGCCGCCGTCCCCGCGGTGGGTGACGGCCGGCTGGAGCCGGTGTGGCTCGCGGTGGTGGCGCTGCTGCCGCTGGCGGCGTACGACGTGCTCGCGACCCTGCCCTCCTCGGCGCTGGCGCTGCAGCGGGTGCGCGGGTCGGGCGAGCGGATCGCGGAGGTGGTCGACGCCCCCGTCCCCGTGCACGAGCCGGACCGCCCCGCCGCGGTGCCCACGGGGCCGTACGCCGTCGCCACGACCGGCCTGGTCGCGCGCTGGCGCGACGACGGCGCGCCGGCGCTGCGCGGAGTCGACCTCGCCCTGGCCCCCGGCGAGCGGGTCGCGGTGGTCGGTCCGAGCGGGGCGGGCAAGTCCACCCTCGCCGCGGTGCTGCTGCGCTTCCTCGACTACCAGGGCTCCGCCCGCCTGGCGGGCACGGAGCTGTCGGAGCTCGAGGGCGACGACGTCCGTGCGGTGGTCGGGCTGCTCGGCCAGGACGCGCACGTCTTCGACACCACGGTCGCCGGGAACCTGCGGCTGGCGGCACCCCAGGCCGACGACGAGGTTCTCACCGCGGCCCTCGACCGGGTGGGACTGGGTCCCTGGCTGCGGGCGCTGCCGGGCGGGCTCGAGGGGGAGGTCGGGGAGTTCGGCCACCGGATGTCCGGCGGGGAGCGGCAGCGGCTGGCGCTGGCCCGGCTGCTGCTGGCCGACCGCGCGGTGCTGGTGCTGGACGAGCCCACCGAGCACCTGGACCCGCAGACCGCCGACGCTCTCGGCGACGTGCTGCTCGACGTCACCGAGGGGCGCACGACCCTGCTGGTCACGCACCGGCTGCGCGGCCTGGAGCGGGTGGACCGCGTGGTCGTCCTGGTCGATGGCCGGGTCGCCGAGGCCGGCCCGCACGAGGCCCTCGTCGCCGGGGACGGGTGGTACGCCCGGAGGTGGGAGGCCGAGCGGGAGCAGCTCGACCTCGCCGCGCTCACCGCGGCCGTGCCGCCGGGCACGGCCGTTCCCGGTCCGGCGGCCGGCGGCGCCGGGTAG
- a CDS encoding GAF domain-containing protein yields the protein MRDDRDRGLFSAVVAVAAGLELGATLRRIVQAAVDLVDATYGALGVLGPDGRVVDFVHVGIDTATAEQIGPLPSGKGILGLLVEHPVPIRLDDLKAHPSSAGFPAHHPPMTSFLGVPIRVRGEVFGNLYLTEKRGGGAFTPDDEHTVMALAAAAGVAIENARLYERTRQRERWQRAVTEIDNAVLSGADAGEVLELVAFRARVLAAADVTAVVLPDSDGVLTVEIVDVRDPDSEEEPPSSRWSVHRSRRRRHVPRLDTGRLRAWVGQPVPEASVLRRAYREGRTTVEHSLDLDDAPVTEDGESVGIFGTMVVIPLRTPARVLGILVLLWENDAPPFTEEALELAEAFATQAAVTLVLAEARREHERLVVYEDRDRIARDLHDLVIQRVFATGMMLQGVSRVPGTPDAVKERVSRAVDDLDATIKEIRQTIFALHEPVEGPATGLRGRVLREAAQSASTLGFSPAVRFAGPVDSLVPSGVADHLVAAVREALSNAARHARAGRAEVLVQIEDNDVVLRVTDDGVGMPVAGGRRSGITNLLVRAEALGGSCLVERADEDGGTRLVWRVPVR from the coding sequence GTGCGCGACGACCGGGACCGGGGACTGTTCTCCGCCGTCGTCGCCGTGGCCGCGGGCCTGGAGCTCGGCGCCACCCTGCGCCGCATCGTCCAGGCCGCCGTCGACCTGGTCGACGCGACGTACGGCGCGCTCGGCGTCCTCGGCCCGGACGGCCGGGTGGTCGACTTCGTCCACGTCGGGATCGACACCGCGACGGCCGAGCAGATCGGGCCGCTGCCCAGCGGCAAGGGGATCCTCGGGCTGCTGGTCGAGCACCCGGTGCCGATCCGGCTGGACGACCTGAAGGCCCACCCCTCGTCCGCCGGGTTCCCCGCGCACCACCCGCCGATGACGTCGTTCCTCGGCGTCCCGATCCGGGTCCGCGGCGAGGTGTTCGGCAACCTCTACCTCACCGAGAAGCGCGGCGGCGGCGCGTTCACCCCCGACGACGAGCACACCGTCATGGCGCTGGCGGCCGCCGCCGGCGTCGCGATCGAGAACGCCCGGCTGTACGAGCGGACCCGGCAGCGGGAGCGCTGGCAGCGCGCCGTCACCGAGATCGACAACGCGGTGCTGTCGGGAGCCGACGCGGGCGAGGTGCTGGAGCTGGTCGCGTTCCGCGCCAGGGTACTGGCGGCGGCGGATGTCACCGCGGTCGTCCTGCCGGACTCCGACGGCGTGCTCACGGTGGAGATCGTGGACGTGCGCGACCCGGACAGCGAGGAGGAGCCGCCGTCCTCGCGCTGGTCGGTGCACCGGTCCCGGCGCCGGCGGCACGTGCCCCGCCTGGACACCGGGCGGCTGCGCGCGTGGGTGGGACAGCCGGTACCGGAGGCCTCCGTCCTGCGTCGCGCCTACCGAGAGGGCCGTACGACCGTCGAGCACTCGCTGGACCTGGACGACGCCCCGGTCACCGAGGACGGCGAGAGCGTCGGGATCTTCGGCACGATGGTCGTCATCCCGCTGCGCACCCCGGCCCGTGTCCTGGGGATCCTGGTGCTGCTGTGGGAGAACGACGCCCCGCCGTTCACCGAGGAGGCGCTGGAGCTGGCCGAGGCCTTCGCCACCCAGGCGGCGGTGACCCTGGTGCTGGCCGAGGCCCGCCGGGAGCACGAGCGGCTCGTGGTGTACGAGGACCGCGACCGGATCGCCCGCGACCTGCACGACCTGGTCATCCAGCGGGTGTTCGCCACCGGGATGATGCTGCAGGGCGTGTCCCGGGTCCCCGGCACCCCGGACGCGGTGAAGGAGCGGGTGTCCCGCGCGGTCGACGACCTGGACGCCACGATCAAGGAGATCCGGCAGACGATCTTCGCCCTGCACGAGCCGGTGGAGGGCCCGGCCACCGGCCTGCGCGGCCGGGTGCTGCGGGAGGCCGCCCAGTCCGCGTCGACCCTCGGCTTCTCCCCGGCGGTGCGGTTCGCCGGCCCGGTCGACTCCCTGGTGCCGTCGGGGGTGGCCGACCACCTGGTGGCGGCGGTCCGTGAGGCGCTGTCGAACGCCGCTCGGCACGCCCGCGCCGGCCGCGCGGAGGTGCTGGTCCAGATCGAGGACAACGACGTGGTGCTGCGGGTCACCGACGACGGCGTCGGCATGCCGGTGGCCGGTGGGCGCCGCTCGGGCATCACCAACCTGCTGGTCCGGGCCGAGGCGCTGGGCGGCTCCTGCCTGGTCGAGCGGGCCGACGAGGACGGCGGCACCCGCCTGGTCTGGCGCGTCCCGGTCCGCTAG
- a CDS encoding response regulator transcription factor gives MPIRVFLLDDHEVVRRGLADLLGLESDMEVVGEAGTAADALHRLPAARPDVAVLDVRLPDGSGVEVCRDIRSQLPDVRCLMLTSYADDEALFDAIMAGASGYVLKEIRGNDLVEAIRQVAGGKSLLDPAATQRVLERLRDGEKHDDRLDALTEQEKRILELIGEGLTNRQIGERLHLAEKTVKNYVSSLLAKLGMERRTQAAAYAARMAAEREAGHH, from the coding sequence ATGCCGATCCGCGTGTTCCTCCTCGACGACCACGAGGTCGTCCGCCGGGGCCTGGCCGACCTGCTCGGCCTCGAGAGCGACATGGAGGTGGTGGGCGAGGCCGGGACCGCGGCCGACGCCCTGCACCGCCTGCCCGCCGCCCGTCCCGACGTCGCCGTCCTGGACGTCCGCCTGCCCGACGGGTCCGGCGTCGAGGTCTGCCGCGACATCCGCTCGCAGCTGCCCGACGTGCGCTGCCTGATGCTGACGTCGTACGCCGACGACGAGGCGCTCTTCGACGCGATCATGGCCGGCGCCTCCGGGTACGTGCTCAAGGAGATCCGCGGCAACGACCTGGTCGAGGCGATCCGGCAGGTGGCCGGCGGCAAGTCCCTGCTCGACCCGGCGGCCACCCAGCGGGTGCTGGAGCGACTGCGCGACGGGGAGAAGCACGACGACCGCCTCGACGCGCTTACCGAGCAGGAGAAGCGCATCCTCGAGCTGATCGGTGAGGGCCTGACCAACCGGCAGATCGGCGAGCGGCTGCACCTGGCGGAGAAGACCGTGAAGAACTACGTGTCCTCCCTGCTGGCCAAGCTCGGCATGGAGCGCCGGACGCAGGCGGCGGCGTACGCGGCCCGGATGGCCGCCGAGCGCGAGGCCGGCCACCACTGA